The Solibacillus sp. FSL R7-0682 genome includes a window with the following:
- a CDS encoding GNAT family N-acetyltransferase, giving the protein MNLKVLNLELAERLENSEVDALTSRLTEIQKIEGNPMEVEIKKFGHATAFSAKNMPGPSFNTVKGLKQGDEEQIEHIIQFYKQKEIPARFELTPAHTSSKLLSRLNETGLFHNDFHSTLYASLKNNLNEMIAIHNSGIIIRKLKEQEFDTFADIYTKGFQMPTFLKSGIAKNNKILFNNQNWTFYIATYEDEPVGIGVLFIQNGIANLAAAATIPGLRNKGIQSALIKQRIQEATRQECEFVVGQAKYGSVSQNNMERAGLSIAYTKAIWVEK; this is encoded by the coding sequence ATGAATTTAAAAGTACTAAATCTAGAATTAGCAGAAAGGCTGGAAAATTCTGAGGTTGATGCTTTAACCTCAAGACTTACGGAGATTCAAAAAATAGAAGGTAATCCGATGGAGGTAGAAATTAAAAAGTTTGGACATGCTACTGCATTTTCAGCAAAGAACATGCCTGGTCCTTCCTTTAATACAGTAAAAGGTTTAAAACAGGGTGATGAAGAACAAATCGAACACATTATACAATTTTACAAACAAAAAGAAATTCCAGCTCGTTTTGAATTAACACCAGCACATACATCTTCAAAATTACTATCTCGCTTAAATGAAACAGGTCTTTTCCACAACGATTTTCATTCAACACTTTACGCATCACTTAAAAATAATCTAAACGAAATGATTGCCATACATAATTCAGGAATTATTATCCGAAAGTTAAAAGAACAGGAATTTGATACTTTTGCAGATATATATACGAAAGGTTTTCAAATGCCAACGTTTTTAAAAAGTGGAATAGCTAAAAATAATAAAATCCTTTTTAATAATCAAAACTGGACATTTTATATAGCTACCTATGAAGACGAACCTGTTGGAATAGGTGTTTTATTTATTCAAAATGGAATCGCGAATTTAGCCGCAGCAGCTACGATACCGGGCTTAAGAAACAAAGGAATTCAAAGTGCATTAATAAAGCAGCGTATTCAGGAAGCGACTAGACAGGAATGCGAATTCGTTGTAGGACAGGCAAAATACGGCTCTGTCAGCCAAAATAATATGGAAAGAGCGGGATTAAGTATAGCTTATACGAAGGCAATATGGGTTGAAAAGTAG
- a CDS encoding sensor domain-containing diguanylate cyclase — translation MKWIYFIFGLIAGVVFMQCFRKIRKYNKNVGFVTESAILKLAESSKDIIYYYQVHPDYGHKYMSPSVECFLGEGMQQRLFTEPYLIFERIHPKDYDILLSKLNGTIDYSKAIKQRIRDNDGNYKWFEEHATPVYENGELIAVQGILRNIDEKVQLEQELNYKLYHDSLTNIYNRDFFEKLMDTYNTIENTSIAIILCDLDDLKMINDTKGHKSGDHLIQEAAKVLDQFSTDCLFVSRIGGDEFAIIMPNVDQNQVEDLCTRIVEQLHYYNDSQPSFKLRMSMGFAHSQQSVGEMDRLFVEADGKMYEQKRNRKQSNDRLLSFD, via the coding sequence ATGAAGTGGATTTATTTTATTTTTGGACTAATAGCTGGTGTTGTATTCATGCAGTGCTTTAGGAAAATTAGAAAATATAATAAAAACGTAGGCTTTGTTACAGAAAGTGCAATTTTAAAACTTGCTGAAAGTTCAAAAGATATTATTTATTATTACCAAGTGCACCCGGACTACGGACATAAATACATGAGTCCTTCCGTTGAATGTTTTTTAGGTGAAGGTATGCAACAACGATTATTTACTGAGCCGTATTTAATCTTTGAACGTATTCATCCTAAAGATTATGATATTCTTTTAAGTAAATTAAATGGTACAATAGATTATTCAAAGGCAATTAAACAGCGTATTCGTGATAATGACGGGAATTATAAATGGTTTGAGGAACACGCAACCCCGGTATATGAAAATGGAGAGCTGATCGCCGTACAGGGAATTCTAAGGAATATTGATGAAAAGGTCCAGTTAGAGCAAGAATTAAATTATAAATTATATCATGACTCATTAACGAATATTTATAATCGTGATTTCTTTGAAAAATTAATGGATACATATAATACGATCGAAAATACGTCCATTGCGATAATTTTATGTGATTTAGATGATTTAAAAATGATTAATGATACAAAAGGTCATAAAAGTGGGGATCATTTAATTCAGGAAGCAGCAAAGGTACTCGATCAATTTAGTACGGATTGTCTATTCGTATCGAGAATTGGTGGGGATGAATTTGCGATAATTATGCCTAATGTCGATCAAAATCAGGTAGAGGACTTATGTACACGCATTGTAGAGCAATTACACTACTATAACGACAGCCAGCCATCCTTCAAACTTCGTATGTCAATGGGCTTTGCACATAGTCAGCAATCTGTTGGTGAAATGGATCGTTTATTTGTGGAAGCCGATGGAAAAATGTATGAACAAAAGAGGAATAGGAAACAAAGTAACGATAGGCTCCTATCTTTCGATTAA
- the ribE gene encoding riboflavin synthase has protein sequence MFTGIIEEIGTVTQMRLSRQAMELSIQATKILEDVKLGDSIAVNGVCLTVINFTKGEFTVDVMPETIKSTSIQSLRMGSKVNLERAMSLQGRFGGHIISGHVDGIATILRKRPVENAVYVDLMMEKSLLNNCILKGSITIDGTSLTIFDLSDSTITVSLIPHTYKESILGIKRVGEIVNIETDLIGKYVEKHIANRGTANITKDFLQRNGF, from the coding sequence ATGTTTACCGGAATTATTGAAGAAATAGGAACCGTGACGCAAATGCGCCTATCCAGGCAAGCAATGGAACTATCAATTCAAGCTACGAAAATTTTAGAAGATGTAAAGTTAGGAGACAGCATCGCAGTAAATGGTGTTTGTCTAACAGTCATCAATTTTACGAAGGGTGAGTTTACTGTTGATGTTATGCCTGAAACGATCAAGTCAACGAGTATCCAAAGCCTGCGAATGGGCTCAAAAGTAAATCTTGAACGCGCAATGTCTTTACAAGGACGCTTTGGTGGACATATCATATCAGGCCATGTAGATGGGATAGCGACCATTTTACGAAAAAGACCAGTGGAAAATGCGGTGTACGTAGATTTAATGATGGAGAAGTCACTGCTTAACAACTGCATTTTAAAAGGGTCCATTACGATTGACGGAACAAGCTTAACGATTTTTGATTTGTCTGATTCAACAATTACGGTGTCATTAATTCCACACACTTATAAAGAATCCATTCTCGGCATAAAAAGGGTCGGAGAAATCGTCAATATTGAAACGGATTTGATTGGCAAATATGTAGAAAAGCATATAGCGAATCGAGGAACGGCGAATATTACGAAAGATTTTCTACAACGAAACGGATTTTAA
- a CDS encoding DUF4085 family protein — MFYLTKEKQSKVDVAHLLYYPDESPDMELLHAHIKQLKESLYFIPEHFHGAILDGTLLTNNRLFSDYINWCENVIFYNEEQLTLRYEKRDKIVHKLSESGASVFSETLHDGKLLCTKRQDGQVKLLFDMCGGFTTKAIIELTFIDATESGNLWNYYIYDELIETDEGFGLRVLSGNPYEEWTIFFKDVTAFYLFRPAATIEGEQITTLAQLIEALNPDMNYFIMENDQFIEVELEQFRECENGIYAGTTCLASDLKEAKRRIYCDQYEDPYAHFSDMIPLEQLEEAALSDDQVLRIRAFNTMFELGEEAAHIVNRVLTNIKVPEHEQILMEITASHFKNLDLLGEEAKTRWLLE, encoded by the coding sequence ATGTTTTATTTAACGAAGGAAAAGCAAAGTAAAGTAGATGTAGCACATTTATTATACTATCCAGATGAATCGCCTGACATGGAGCTTCTACACGCACATATTAAACAATTAAAAGAGTCGCTTTATTTTATTCCAGAACATTTTCATGGGGCAATTTTAGATGGTACATTACTAACGAATAACCGTTTATTCTCTGATTATATCAATTGGTGTGAGAACGTTATTTTTTACAATGAGGAGCAACTAACGCTTCGTTATGAGAAACGAGATAAGATAGTTCACAAATTAAGCGAATCCGGTGCAAGTGTCTTTTCGGAAACATTGCATGATGGGAAGCTCTTATGTACGAAACGACAAGATGGACAAGTAAAACTACTTTTTGACATGTGTGGGGGCTTTACAACAAAAGCGATTATTGAGTTAACCTTCATTGACGCAACTGAGTCGGGTAACTTGTGGAACTATTATATTTATGATGAGCTTATTGAAACAGATGAAGGCTTTGGCTTACGTGTTCTAAGTGGAAATCCATACGAGGAATGGACTATTTTCTTTAAAGACGTAACAGCTTTTTATTTATTTAGGCCAGCTGCCACTATAGAAGGGGAGCAAATTACTACTTTGGCACAATTGATTGAAGCACTAAATCCGGATATGAATTACTTCATTATGGAGAATGATCAGTTTATTGAAGTGGAGCTAGAACAATTTAGAGAGTGTGAAAACGGGATTTACGCTGGGACTACATGCCTTGCTAGTGACTTGAAAGAAGCGAAAAGACGGATTTATTGTGACCAATATGAAGATCCATATGCCCATTTTAGTGACATGATTCCACTAGAACAGTTAGAGGAAGCCGCGTTAAGTGATGATCAAGTGTTGCGAATCCGTGCCTTTAATACGATGTTTGAGCTAGGTGAAGAGGCAGCACATATAGTGAATCGAGTATTAACCAATATAAAGGTACCGGAACATGAGCAGATACTAATGGAGATTACAGCAAGCCATTTCAAAAATTTGGATTTATTAGGAGAAGAAGCAAAAACAAGATGGTTGCTTGAATAA
- a CDS encoding MBL fold metallo-hydrolase, whose translation MDQEMNYGSDYKYVPATTINSGRGEEVLPDIFYYTIQISNICLVGEQNTQDFVLVDAGMPDSADQIIAITAERFGTKSRPKAIILTHGHFDHVGALIELVRHWEVPVYAHKLEMPYLTGEKSYPEPDSTVEGGLMAKMAPFFPHEPINLGDYIHTLPEDGTVPHMPDFKWIHTPGHTPGHISLFREKDGTLIAGDAFVTVKQDSLTKVYLQTQEINGPPKYFTPDWIASRESVMKLEALKPEVAVTGHGIPMSGQQLAEGLEKLVKNFDNLAIPDHGKYVDRN comes from the coding sequence ATGGATCAGGAAATGAACTACGGTAGTGATTATAAATATGTTCCGGCAACTACAATTAATAGTGGTCGAGGGGAAGAAGTATTACCAGATATATTTTACTATACAATTCAAATTTCGAATATTTGCTTAGTGGGAGAGCAAAACACACAGGACTTTGTATTAGTTGATGCCGGCATGCCGGATTCTGCAGATCAAATTATTGCGATTACTGCTGAACGATTTGGTACAAAGAGTCGTCCTAAAGCAATTATTTTAACCCATGGGCATTTTGATCATGTAGGCGCATTAATTGAATTAGTGAGGCATTGGGAAGTACCTGTGTATGCCCATAAGCTAGAAATGCCCTATTTAACTGGGGAAAAAAGCTACCCTGAGCCGGATTCCACTGTAGAAGGTGGACTTATGGCAAAAATGGCACCATTTTTTCCACATGAACCAATTAATTTAGGCGATTATATTCATACTTTGCCGGAAGATGGTACTGTACCACATATGCCAGATTTTAAATGGATTCATACACCTGGACATACACCGGGACACATTTCATTATTTAGAGAAAAGGACGGGACTTTAATTGCGGGAGATGCATTTGTAACCGTAAAACAGGACTCCCTTACAAAAGTATATTTGCAGACACAAGAAATTAACGGTCCCCCAAAATATTTTACACCAGATTGGATCGCATCGAGGGAGTCTGTCATGAAACTAGAGGCACTAAAGCCAGAAGTTGCTGTCACAGGTCATGGTATTCCGATGTCTGGACAACAGCTAGCAGAAGGATTAGAAAAATTAGTGAAGAATTTCGACAACTTGGCCATTCCCGATCACGGAAAGTATGTAGATCGAAACTAA
- a CDS encoding sigma-70 family RNA polymerase sigma factor, with the protein MGEQLDLNEVMELHTERLLRVAFYYTKNIQTAEDIVQDVFIKFYEVYEHYEERGELQAYLTRMTINKCKDYLRSWHYRKLQFLQKWTTANQTDLLHNKIAKDEKAFLHEQILQLPIMNREVIVYYYFEEMSLAEIAVLLNIPLSTVKTRMTRSRSLLKQKLSMCEWEGLYDE; encoded by the coding sequence TTGGGTGAACAACTGGATTTGAATGAAGTGATGGAGCTGCACACGGAACGGCTTCTTCGAGTAGCCTTTTATTATACAAAAAATATACAAACTGCTGAGGATATCGTGCAGGATGTTTTCATTAAGTTTTATGAAGTCTATGAACATTACGAAGAGCGGGGTGAATTACAAGCATATTTAACACGCATGACGATTAATAAATGTAAAGATTATTTAAGAAGCTGGCATTATCGAAAACTACAATTTCTACAAAAATGGACGACAGCCAATCAAACAGACTTATTACATAATAAAATTGCTAAAGATGAGAAAGCTTTTTTACATGAACAAATATTACAATTACCTATAATGAATCGAGAAGTAATCGTTTATTATTATTTTGAAGAAATGTCCTTAGCTGAAATAGCCGTACTTTTAAACATTCCCTTAAGTACAGTAAAAACAAGAATGACACGTAGTCGTAGCTTGCTAAAACAAAAATTATCAATGTGCGAATGGGAGGGGCTATATGATGAATAA
- the ribH gene encoding 6,7-dimethyl-8-ribityllumazine synthase: MGQIFEAQLVGTDLKIGIVVGRFNEFINDKLLSGALDGLKRHGVDENNIDIAWVPGAFEVPFITKKMAESSKYDAVIGLGTVIRGATTHYDYVCNEAAKGIAKVGLDTGVPIIFGVVTTENIEQAIERAGTKAGNKGYDSAISAIEMANLNRMF; this comes from the coding sequence ATGGGACAAATTTTTGAAGCACAATTAGTAGGCACAGACTTAAAAATTGGGATTGTCGTAGGACGATTTAATGAATTTATTAATGATAAATTACTGAGCGGCGCATTAGATGGTTTAAAGCGTCATGGAGTAGATGAAAATAATATTGATATCGCTTGGGTACCTGGAGCATTTGAAGTTCCGTTCATCACGAAAAAAATGGCGGAATCTTCAAAATATGATGCTGTAATAGGTCTTGGAACTGTCATTCGTGGCGCAACTACACATTATGATTATGTTTGCAATGAAGCAGCAAAAGGCATTGCAAAAGTAGGTTTAGATACAGGAGTACCAATAATTTTTGGCGTTGTCACAACAGAAAATATCGAGCAAGCAATCGAGCGAGCAGGTACAAAAGCTGGAAATAAAGGCTATGATAGTGCTATTTCAGCGATAGAAATGGCAAATTTGAATCGAATGTTTTAA